From a single Gimesia fumaroli genomic region:
- a CDS encoding sugar phosphate isomerase/epimerase family protein, whose protein sequence is MFEQLTRRDFNKQLIGSVCSTGLIGNVLAAGTDGSSRPFQLNYIVASCMYGKLPLETILQEVPKTGAEYLEIWAERHGNQREQIDELGVEKTKQLFNKYNVKLGSFTCFKYGLFNMQGEMDLVQQLGGDMVICNSGGPKGLKGAELKAAIKKFAEKLKPHVDAAAEKGVIIGLENHGGGLINDPDTQRWLMDALPAKNFGIALAPYHLEQNPEMIGKLITDLDERLVHFQGWQHGMGCIKKLPKEQELLQLPGRGDLNFVPLLAALKKINYQGRTEIFMHPVPRGIPILPTAEQVTAEINRSRAYLEKCLKQA, encoded by the coding sequence ATGTTCGAACAACTGACTCGCCGTGATTTTAATAAACAGCTAATAGGTAGTGTATGCTCAACAGGTTTGATCGGGAATGTGCTGGCGGCGGGGACAGACGGTTCTTCCCGGCCGTTTCAACTGAATTACATTGTTGCCTCCTGCATGTACGGGAAGCTGCCACTGGAGACGATTCTGCAGGAAGTCCCTAAGACCGGTGCCGAGTATCTGGAAATCTGGGCCGAGCGGCACGGTAATCAGCGGGAGCAGATCGACGAACTGGGTGTTGAAAAAACAAAGCAGCTGTTTAATAAGTACAACGTCAAACTGGGGAGCTTCACCTGTTTCAAGTACGGCCTGTTTAACATGCAGGGGGAGATGGATCTGGTCCAACAGCTGGGCGGCGATATGGTGATCTGCAACAGTGGCGGCCCGAAAGGATTGAAAGGGGCCGAGCTGAAGGCGGCAATCAAGAAGTTCGCAGAAAAACTGAAGCCGCACGTGGACGCGGCAGCTGAAAAGGGCGTGATCATCGGTCTGGAAAATCATGGCGGCGGTTTGATTAACGATCCCGATACCCAACGCTGGCTGATGGACGCGCTGCCGGCAAAGAACTTCGGGATCGCATTAGCGCCCTATCATCTGGAGCAGAACCCGGAGATGATCGGAAAACTGATTACGGATTTGGATGAGCGACTAGTGCATTTTCAGGGCTGGCAGCATGGCATGGGGTGTATCAAGAAACTGCCTAAGGAGCAGGAACTGTTACAACTGCCGGGCCGCGGTGATTTGAATTTCGTGCCGCTCTTAGCGGCCCTCAAAAAGATCAACTACCAGGGCCGGACGGAAATCTTCATGCATCCGGTACCGCGCGGCATTCCGATTCTGCCGACTGCCGAGCAGGTGACTGCCGAGATTAACAGGTCGCGGGCATATCTGGAAAAGTGTCTGAAGCAGGCGTAA
- a CDS encoding phytanoyl-CoA dioxygenase family protein, with product MTVSTGIITEAHKKQFQEEGYFILEKVISDEHLQIIRDACAHLIDLMHEEMDRLGTDHIHISHRGKRYHIAKKYDQAPRLEEYVFGDLMAEICKATIGETAYLFYDQYVVKAAEKGIKFSWHQDSGYLGFRHRPYVTCWAAVDDMTVENGTVDVLPYSTIGVKSLVEHIQDPETGDKTGYFGKEPGVTAVVPAGSLAVFSSLTFHRSGANTTDKMRRAYVTQYSPAPIIDPETGQPKHLVVPFLKDGEKVNV from the coding sequence ATGACAGTCTCAACGGGCATCATAACGGAAGCTCATAAAAAACAGTTTCAGGAAGAGGGCTATTTCATACTGGAAAAGGTGATTTCAGACGAACACCTGCAGATTATTCGCGATGCCTGTGCGCATCTGATTGATCTGATGCATGAGGAAATGGACCGTCTGGGAACCGATCACATTCACATCAGCCATCGCGGCAAGCGGTATCACATCGCCAAGAAATACGATCAGGCACCCCGTCTGGAAGAGTACGTCTTCGGCGATCTGATGGCGGAGATCTGCAAAGCGACGATTGGCGAGACCGCGTATCTGTTTTACGATCAGTATGTGGTCAAAGCGGCGGAGAAGGGGATTAAGTTTTCCTGGCATCAGGATTCGGGATATCTCGGGTTTCGACATCGTCCGTATGTGACCTGCTGGGCGGCCGTGGATGATATGACGGTCGAAAATGGGACTGTCGACGTACTCCCTTATTCGACCATCGGAGTGAAATCGCTGGTGGAACACATTCAGGACCCGGAAACGGGGGACAAGACCGGTTACTTTGGTAAGGAGCCGGGAGTGACGGCGGTCGTGCCGGCGGGCAGTCTGGCGGTCTTCAGTTCGCTCACATTTCACCGCAGCGGTGCCAATACAACGGATAAAATGCGGCGGGCCTACGTCACACAGTACTCACCCGCGCCGATCATCGACCCGGAAACCGGGCAACCGAAACATCTGGTGGTTCCGTTCCTCAAGGACGGGGAAAAGGTCAACGTATAA
- a CDS encoding Gfo/Idh/MocA family protein → MSSQKLSRRTFVKTAIAGLPLACIAPGVFVNTARAAEKSRNPNERLKIGSIGMRYQGSVIADKAQEYGDIVAIADVDREIAEKARKQFGGKATLFEDYREMLEKADIDVVTIGAPDHWHTKMLIDACRAGKDVYCEKPLTLTVDEGKILNKVVKETKAVVQVGTWQRSDHRFRQAVEMVHDGRIGNLKKVTVTLSKNKTGGPFKPEPVPSVLNWDLWQGQTPDVPYIKERCHYTFRWWYEYSGGQMTDWGAHHIDIAQWGAGMQDSGPVDIEGTATFPNVENGFNVALDYHLKARYANGVILEVNDTGRTGVMFEGDKGRMFVNRGTIAGKPVEDLAKNPLPREKFNVYGHDNLSRPPRMGKLDAIVNHMGNFFDCIETRETPISSVENQHRSVSVCHIGNISQRLGRKLTWDPQQEQFVGDDEANAWLKREQRAGYEIKDT, encoded by the coding sequence ATGTCGTCACAGAAACTATCTCGTCGAACGTTTGTTAAAACAGCAATAGCCGGGTTGCCTTTGGCCTGTATTGCGCCGGGCGTTTTTGTGAATACGGCACGGGCCGCAGAGAAGTCACGCAATCCGAACGAGAGATTGAAAATCGGCTCGATCGGAATGCGGTATCAGGGATCGGTGATCGCTGATAAGGCACAAGAGTATGGCGACATTGTGGCGATTGCCGACGTTGATCGGGAGATTGCCGAGAAAGCTCGCAAGCAGTTTGGCGGCAAAGCGACCCTGTTTGAAGACTATCGCGAAATGCTGGAGAAGGCAGACATTGATGTCGTGACGATTGGCGCCCCCGATCACTGGCATACCAAAATGCTGATCGACGCCTGTCGGGCCGGCAAAGACGTCTACTGTGAAAAGCCGCTGACGCTGACGGTAGATGAAGGCAAGATTCTCAATAAAGTCGTCAAGGAAACCAAAGCAGTAGTGCAGGTAGGAACCTGGCAGCGGAGCGATCATCGTTTTCGTCAAGCCGTGGAAATGGTGCATGACGGACGGATCGGGAACTTGAAAAAAGTGACCGTGACGCTCAGTAAAAACAAGACCGGCGGTCCGTTTAAGCCCGAGCCCGTGCCTTCGGTTCTGAATTGGGATCTATGGCAGGGACAGACGCCCGATGTGCCTTACATCAAGGAACGTTGTCATTATACGTTCCGCTGGTGGTATGAATATTCGGGCGGACAGATGACCGACTGGGGCGCACATCACATTGATATCGCACAGTGGGGCGCCGGCATGCAGGATTCCGGTCCGGTCGACATTGAAGGGACGGCGACATTTCCGAATGTAGAGAACGGTTTTAACGTGGCCCTCGATTATCATTTGAAGGCCCGCTATGCAAACGGCGTCATTCTGGAAGTCAACGACACCGGACGAACGGGCGTGATGTTCGAGGGGGACAAAGGGCGAATGTTCGTGAACCGGGGAACCATCGCCGGCAAGCCGGTGGAAGATCTGGCGAAGAATCCGCTGCCCCGCGAGAAGTTCAACGTTTATGGTCATGACAATCTTTCACGTCCGCCCCGGATGGGCAAGCTGGATGCGATTGTGAATCACATGGGGAACTTCTTCGACTGCATTGAAACGCGGGAAACGCCGATCTCCAGTGTCGAGAACCAGCACCGTTCAGTGAGTGTGTGTCACATCGGCAATATCTCACAACGCCTGGGGCGCAAACTGACCTGGGATCCGCAGCAGGAACAGTTCGTCGGCGACGACGAAGCCAATGCCTGGCTCAAACGCGAACAGCGGGCCGGTTACGAGATCAAAGATACTTAA
- a CDS encoding DJ-1/PfpI family protein, with the protein MNRVLIIVGDATETVDTLYPYYRLIEGGYEPVVAAPEKRLYQMVLHEVKPGWTITKEWEGYTIQADIAFKDIKEEEYLGIFFSGGRAPEYIRDDEDLIRITQHFFEKNKPVASVCHGVEIPARAGCVKGRRMATVPKCQFDLEVCGGIFVNEPCVIDGNMVSGRTYHDHGQYIGPWMKMLDEARDQF; encoded by the coding sequence ATGAACAGGGTGTTAATCATCGTTGGCGATGCAACTGAAACCGTAGACACACTTTACCCCTATTATCGTTTGATCGAAGGGGGCTACGAACCGGTTGTGGCGGCCCCGGAAAAGCGTCTGTATCAGATGGTGCTGCATGAAGTGAAACCGGGCTGGACGATCACCAAAGAGTGGGAAGGCTATACGATTCAGGCGGATATCGCGTTTAAGGATATTAAAGAGGAAGAATACCTGGGAATCTTCTTCAGCGGGGGCCGTGCCCCGGAATATATTCGCGACGATGAGGACCTGATTCGGATCACCCAGCATTTCTTCGAAAAAAATAAACCCGTTGCCTCCGTCTGTCACGGCGTAGAAATACCGGCTCGCGCCGGTTGTGTGAAAGGCCGGCGGATGGCGACTGTGCCGAAGTGCCAGTTTGACCTGGAAGTCTGTGGCGGCATTTTTGTGAATGAACCGTGCGTGATTGATGGGAACATGGTCAGCGGTCGTACCTATCACGATCATGGCCAATATATTGGTCCGTGGATGAAGATGCTGGATGAAGCACGCGACCAGTTTTAG
- a CDS encoding zinc metalloprotease encodes MRYLLLSVLLLFFPISAFGQPKMPKVQMVFLTPADVDAPAGVSRRLTQVADYTEAMLVKWMKVWDYPPKREQIFQRNTDGSVKILFVKSPETLASGKFPLKDGNLSRKGKLLAMQKYKIPKTLDVWWVWVYVGDPPLKYSSYLGSGSAAAGGLSQVNYTNLPGEISPEDKLAKPFLKELTLKGTIHEFGHALGLPHNGPLIKRDLGMPLMGATIANYRRVMKNKEERGYVTEASAAILWKLPLFTGTAQRRYMIPKVKWHDIAVKNDRQKRVAHLTGRITSNVPAHSVIVYDTAPDVQTQYFQKPYVARVEKDGTFEITISEPVSVQAKGVLKVVACCENGTMTGDGKSRGLKSAHEIKYRTSRTGYQLIK; translated from the coding sequence ATGCGCTATCTCTTGTTATCTGTTCTATTACTTTTTTTCCCCATTTCGGCCTTTGGCCAGCCAAAAATGCCCAAGGTTCAGATGGTCTTCTTAACCCCGGCAGACGTTGATGCTCCGGCTGGTGTCTCCAGACGATTGACACAGGTCGCTGACTACACGGAAGCGATGCTGGTGAAGTGGATGAAAGTATGGGACTACCCGCCAAAACGTGAGCAAATCTTTCAGCGAAACACCGATGGCAGCGTGAAGATTTTATTCGTCAAATCGCCTGAAACTCTGGCGAGTGGAAAATTTCCATTGAAGGACGGAAACCTGTCGCGAAAAGGTAAGCTATTGGCAATGCAGAAATATAAGATTCCCAAAACATTAGACGTTTGGTGGGTTTGGGTTTATGTGGGTGATCCTCCATTGAAGTACAGCAGTTATCTGGGCTCGGGGAGCGCGGCTGCAGGAGGATTGTCACAGGTCAACTATACAAATCTGCCGGGAGAAATATCCCCGGAGGACAAGTTGGCGAAACCGTTTCTGAAAGAATTGACTTTGAAGGGCACCATCCACGAATTCGGTCATGCACTCGGGCTTCCGCACAATGGCCCACTCATCAAACGCGATCTAGGGATGCCTTTGATGGGGGCGACCATCGCCAACTATCGCAGAGTGATGAAAAATAAGGAAGAGCGGGGTTATGTTACGGAAGCTTCAGCAGCGATTCTGTGGAAGCTTCCGTTATTTACGGGGACAGCACAGCGTCGCTATATGATTCCCAAGGTCAAATGGCATGACATCGCCGTTAAGAATGATCGCCAGAAACGGGTGGCACATCTGACCGGACGTATTACATCGAATGTCCCGGCGCATAGCGTTATTGTTTACGACACGGCACCTGATGTGCAAACCCAATATTTCCAAAAGCCATACGTGGCCCGTGTTGAGAAAGATGGGACTTTCGAGATCACGATTAGCGAGCCGGTGAGCGTGCAGGCGAAGGGGGTGTTGAAAGTCGTCGCTTGTTGCGAAAACGGAACGATGACCGGTGACGGCAAAAGCCGCGGACTGAAGAGCGCGCATGAGATCAAGTACCGGACATCACGCACGGGGTATCAGTTGATCAAATGA
- a CDS encoding XylR family transcriptional regulator yields MPRSSIPHVALFIETSRSHGRGLLNGIRQYITKNEEWSVFMMPRSLDSQIPDWISRWKGDGILSRTISQEVADAIAASGIPTVELRSTKLKHDFPFLGIDNRAMGRMVAEHFLERGIRHFGVYEIGIEVYFEERRDNYVQTIQNAGYEVSAFSASEDSEAPREWEKHQEQMANWLRGLPKPVGIMACTDQLGFWLLDACERAGISVPDEVAVVGVENDEILCMMARPPLSSVAFNSSRIGYEAAALLSRLMKGEPAPEEPYLINPLGIVTRQSSDVVAVENPELALALRFIRENACGGIQVTDILNAVPLSRTALERQMKSAIGRSPKAEIIRTQLERAKELLASTDLSLAQISQKVGFRHAQHFSTTFKEKIGETPGVYRAKMH; encoded by the coding sequence ATGCCCCGTTCGTCAATTCCTCACGTTGCCCTGTTCATTGAAACGTCGCGTTCCCACGGACGAGGGTTACTGAACGGCATTCGCCAGTATATTACTAAGAATGAAGAATGGTCTGTATTCATGATGCCGCGTTCGCTGGACTCGCAGATTCCGGACTGGATTTCCCGCTGGAAAGGGGATGGTATTCTGAGTCGTACCATCAGCCAGGAAGTCGCCGATGCGATCGCGGCTTCGGGAATTCCCACGGTCGAACTGCGCTCGACCAAGCTCAAGCATGACTTTCCGTTTCTGGGAATTGATAACCGGGCCATGGGCCGGATGGTTGCCGAGCATTTTCTGGAACGGGGCATTCGTCACTTTGGCGTGTATGAAATCGGAATCGAAGTCTATTTTGAAGAACGCCGCGATAATTACGTGCAGACAATTCAGAATGCCGGCTATGAAGTGAGCGCCTTTTCGGCATCGGAAGATTCGGAAGCCCCTCGCGAATGGGAAAAACATCAGGAGCAGATGGCGAACTGGTTGCGTGGTTTACCCAAGCCGGTGGGGATCATGGCGTGTACCGATCAATTGGGGTTCTGGTTGTTGGATGCCTGCGAGCGGGCGGGGATTTCCGTACCCGATGAAGTGGCCGTGGTTGGGGTGGAGAATGATGAGATCCTGTGCATGATGGCGCGGCCGCCGTTATCGAGTGTGGCGTTTAATTCATCACGCATCGGCTACGAGGCGGCGGCGCTATTGAGTCGACTGATGAAAGGGGAGCCGGCGCCGGAAGAACCCTATCTGATTAATCCTCTGGGAATTGTGACGCGACAATCTTCGGACGTGGTTGCCGTGGAGAACCCCGAGTTGGCGCTGGCCCTACGGTTCATTCGCGAGAATGCCTGCGGGGGAATTCAGGTAACTGATATTCTGAATGCGGTGCCGCTATCACGGACGGCTTTAGAACGACAGATGAAATCGGCCATCGGTCGCTCTCCCAAAGCGGAGATCATCCGCACGCAACTGGAGCGAGCCAAGGAGCTGTTGGCGTCGACCGATCTGTCACTGGCACAAATATCACAAAAGGTCGGCTTTCGCCATGCACAGCATTTCAGTACCACGTTCAAAGAAAAAATCGGCGAGACGCCAGGCGTCTATCGGGCGAAAATGCATTAG
- a CDS encoding GNAT family N-acetyltransferase: MDYLIKQALPEDFLAVAALDRTAWPEEPDTFIPDGEHAWRLWCEYATVLIATTTNESQNQTVAGALLMFPTNTGETFLHKIMVHSEFRGQGIGSALMKQALQNADQVVLLTVNPDNKPAVRLYESFGFQIRTRIDGYYRPHEHRLLMEFQPST; encoded by the coding sequence GTGGATTACTTGATTAAACAGGCGTTACCGGAAGATTTTCTGGCTGTCGCAGCGCTCGACCGCACTGCCTGGCCTGAAGAACCAGACACGTTCATTCCCGACGGCGAACACGCCTGGCGGCTCTGGTGTGAATACGCGACCGTATTAATTGCCACGACCACCAATGAAAGCCAGAACCAGACGGTGGCAGGCGCACTATTGATGTTTCCCACCAATACGGGGGAAACGTTCCTGCATAAAATCATGGTGCACTCCGAATTTCGCGGCCAGGGAATCGGATCAGCGTTGATGAAACAGGCGCTGCAAAATGCAGATCAGGTAGTTCTGCTCACGGTGAACCCGGATAACAAACCGGCGGTCCGGCTGTATGAAAGTTTCGGCTTTCAGATCAGAACCCGGATTGACGGCTACTATCGCCCGCACGAACATCGACTCTTAATGGAATTTCAACCCTCAACATAA
- a CDS encoding glycerol-3-phosphate dehydrogenase/oxidase has translation MQQSERVLILGAGINGVAIARELLLNNIPVCIIDQGDLSQGATSKSSRLIHGGLRYLEYGDFSLVKESVHERGILLKLAPHFVKPLRFAIPLAHRASGVTSSGLRFLSGFRVPGTHWLSTKFSFSSERGLYLVDMGLTLYDWFASKGTLPKHSVHDVGDTGLPQINTDKFRWMACYSDAQMRFPERFVVALLHDCQKIANERQLSFELLTYQRLKLNGRTAQISSIHAPEQIHEEFEPTVIINASGACGDLTLQQAEIPSERLMGGTKGSHIITFNQKLREALGSRAIYSEASDGRLVFILPFENSTLIGTTDVRVKGNPLDVTATPDELEYLVGMVNMVFPQVGLTTDDINLHYSGVRPLPYQPQGKAASISRDHSLKEYEGPSGWIVTLVGGKLTSWRAFAEKVTNRILKKLGKSYFTESKTRLIPGAEGYPQTEDILKAEQDRLCQKYQLSLESIQALWHLQGTQIEEILDALPDLSTDLITGTVIPRQYVLWTIQHEWAETLGDLVERRLMLVFDETLKEATLKDLADCLVESGKLSADEIPTLIAEYQQHLAKFYGKAVS, from the coding sequence ATGCAACAATCAGAGCGGGTTTTAATCCTGGGTGCCGGCATCAACGGCGTCGCCATCGCGCGCGAATTACTGTTGAATAACATCCCCGTCTGCATTATCGATCAAGGCGATCTCTCTCAGGGAGCGACGTCCAAATCCTCAAGGCTGATTCACGGCGGCTTGCGCTATCTGGAATACGGCGACTTTTCCCTGGTCAAAGAGTCGGTCCATGAACGGGGCATTCTGTTGAAACTGGCCCCCCACTTCGTGAAGCCGCTTCGCTTTGCGATTCCGCTGGCACACCGGGCTTCTGGCGTCACTTCGTCCGGACTCCGTTTTCTGAGTGGCTTCCGTGTGCCGGGCACGCACTGGCTTTCGACGAAATTTTCCTTCTCCTCGGAACGGGGACTGTATTTAGTTGATATGGGGCTGACACTCTACGACTGGTTCGCTTCTAAAGGAACGCTGCCTAAACATTCAGTTCACGATGTCGGTGATACAGGCCTGCCTCAAATCAATACCGACAAGTTTCGCTGGATGGCCTGCTACTCGGATGCGCAAATGCGGTTTCCCGAACGCTTCGTGGTCGCACTGCTACATGACTGCCAGAAAATCGCCAACGAAAGGCAGCTCTCTTTTGAGCTCTTGACGTACCAGCGACTCAAACTCAACGGCCGAACCGCTCAGATATCTTCAATACATGCTCCCGAACAGATTCATGAAGAATTCGAGCCAACGGTGATCATCAACGCCTCCGGCGCCTGTGGCGATTTAACACTCCAGCAGGCCGAAATCCCTTCAGAACGTCTCATGGGGGGCACCAAAGGCAGCCACATTATCACATTCAATCAAAAGCTCCGCGAAGCGCTTGGCTCACGGGCGATCTACTCCGAAGCCAGCGACGGCAGACTGGTATTTATTCTCCCTTTCGAGAACAGCACACTCATCGGTACGACTGATGTTCGCGTGAAAGGCAATCCGCTTGACGTCACAGCGACGCCCGACGAACTCGAATACCTGGTCGGTATGGTCAACATGGTCTTCCCGCAAGTGGGACTGACGACCGACGATATCAACCTGCATTACAGCGGCGTGCGTCCGTTACCCTATCAGCCACAAGGCAAAGCCGCCTCGATCTCCCGTGATCATTCCCTCAAGGAATATGAAGGTCCATCCGGCTGGATCGTCACCCTTGTTGGCGGCAAACTCACCTCGTGGCGCGCCTTTGCAGAAAAAGTAACCAATCGCATTCTGAAGAAACTCGGCAAAAGTTATTTCACGGAATCGAAAACCCGCCTGATCCCGGGCGCCGAAGGTTACCCGCAAACCGAAGATATTCTGAAAGCAGAACAGGACCGACTCTGCCAGAAATATCAACTTTCGCTGGAAAGCATCCAGGCGCTGTGGCACCTGCAGGGAACACAGATTGAAGAGATCCTGGATGCGTTGCCCGATCTCTCAACCGATTTAATCACAGGAACGGTCATTCCCCGCCAATATGTGCTCTGGACCATTCAACACGAGTGGGCTGAGACACTCGGCGATCTGGTCGAACGCCGTCTGATGCTGGTATTCGACGAAACACTCAAAGAAGCCACGCTCAAAGATCTGGCCGACTGCCTGGTTGAGTCCGGCAAGCTTAGCGCGGATGAGATACCAACATTGATTGCCGAATATCAGCAACATCTGGCGAAGTTTTACGGGAAAGCCGTGAGTTAA
- a CDS encoding bifunctional serine/threonine-protein kinase/formylglycine-generating enzyme family protein: MKSPNETDFEQLPSDLMLKINQLCDRYESELRQGDLPSINAYLDDVAVDYREVILKELIPLDVEHRCQQGETPESSEYLQQFPVLDQEWLSSVIGEARAVYPAASVDDSSEEGPHEFDDFSLEQFRIRVIEAGILSEHELTDVIENLGQDQQPESAAALAEILLKTGALTEYQSHALSSSEARPLLIGDYLILEPIGSGGMGTVYKAMHQRMKRIVALKVIRSDLEHVPDRLKRFEREVQTAARLSHPNIVTAYDAGEHQGVHYLICEYIDGESLTQLVRDSGPLDFPDAVNCVIQVAQGLEYAHGRGVIHRDIKPANILVDDQGDLRILDMGLARLQESDDILGSGSQTELTSSQFFMGTIDYMAPEQARNTKLADHRSDIYSLGCTLYFLLTAKPVYGGGTTVERILAHKEQPIPRLSEILPQVPVEFDNIFAKMLAKDPEERYQSATDLLADLNQFNEDMLQDQTFHLPVKEVNNAEPVQENWASAPTQIEPVPELRTMASATVSSAPQTRSAKKPGLLWIGVAGVALVLCAAVILNPFGRKDSPSETELAQQSPNASLVPPSGTDAKAAQNGYAQKWDLFVNQSVSLSSAGPELELTLIPPGQFMMGDGSGAEANHDVPAHPVKLTQPFYMGTTEITNEQFRQFVAETQYQTDAERSGGFGMTGGSWGRSGSYFWNQLGDLPVRDQAPAVNISWNDAVAFCDWLSKKTGDTYRLPTEAEWEYACRAGSKGRWFFGNQMDELENYAWFLNNSQGRVYPAKQKQPNPFGLYDLYGNEWEWCQDFYAENYYTQSPSEDPTGPEQGSERVRRGGGFQQGADQLNSYVRGHGAPNSPSRGAFRIVREVTAK; the protein is encoded by the coding sequence GTGAAATCGCCAAACGAAACAGATTTCGAGCAGCTTCCTTCAGACCTGATGCTGAAAATAAATCAACTCTGCGATCGGTATGAATCTGAGTTGAGGCAGGGAGATCTTCCCTCGATCAATGCATATCTGGATGATGTCGCCGTCGATTATCGGGAGGTGATCCTCAAAGAGTTGATCCCGCTGGATGTGGAACATCGCTGTCAGCAAGGGGAAACGCCGGAATCGAGCGAGTACCTCCAGCAGTTCCCCGTACTCGATCAGGAATGGCTCTCATCAGTGATTGGTGAGGCACGAGCCGTCTATCCCGCTGCTTCCGTTGACGATTCTTCCGAAGAGGGGCCGCATGAATTCGATGATTTTTCTCTGGAGCAATTCCGCATTCGAGTGATCGAAGCGGGTATTCTGTCTGAACACGAATTGACAGACGTGATTGAAAACCTGGGTCAAGATCAGCAGCCAGAGTCCGCAGCCGCGCTTGCCGAAATATTGCTTAAAACGGGAGCACTGACCGAATATCAGAGCCACGCACTCTCCTCATCAGAAGCCCGGCCGCTGTTGATCGGCGATTATCTGATTCTGGAGCCGATCGGTTCGGGAGGTATGGGGACAGTTTACAAAGCCATGCATCAGCGCATGAAACGCATTGTGGCATTGAAAGTGATTCGTTCTGACCTGGAGCATGTTCCCGATCGCCTGAAACGATTTGAACGCGAAGTGCAGACGGCGGCGCGGTTGTCGCATCCGAATATAGTGACCGCCTATGATGCAGGCGAGCACCAGGGCGTGCATTATCTGATTTGTGAATATATTGATGGCGAGAGTCTGACACAGCTGGTGCGTGATTCCGGCCCGCTTGATTTTCCGGACGCGGTCAATTGTGTGATCCAGGTAGCACAGGGATTGGAATATGCACACGGCCGGGGTGTCATTCATCGCGACATCAAGCCGGCGAATATTCTGGTCGACGATCAGGGTGATCTCAGAATTCTGGACATGGGACTGGCACGCCTGCAGGAGTCTGATGACATTTTAGGCTCAGGTTCACAGACCGAATTGACGTCGAGCCAGTTTTTCATGGGGACCATCGATTACATGGCGCCCGAGCAGGCCCGGAATACGAAGCTCGCCGATCATCGTTCCGATATTTACAGTCTGGGGTGCACGCTCTATTTTCTGTTGACGGCCAAACCCGTGTACGGCGGCGGTACGACAGTTGAACGCATTCTGGCACACAAGGAACAGCCGATTCCGCGTTTATCCGAAATCCTGCCTCAAGTGCCTGTTGAGTTCGACAACATCTTCGCAAAGATGCTGGCGAAAGATCCCGAGGAACGTTATCAGTCGGCAACTGATCTGCTCGCCGATCTGAATCAGTTTAATGAAGACATGCTGCAAGATCAGACGTTCCATCTTCCGGTGAAAGAGGTTAACAACGCAGAGCCGGTACAGGAAAACTGGGCCAGTGCGCCCACCCAGATAGAACCGGTGCCCGAACTGAGAACCATGGCGAGTGCCACGGTTTCCAGCGCGCCACAAACGCGTTCTGCGAAAAAGCCGGGGCTGCTCTGGATCGGTGTTGCTGGCGTTGCACTGGTCTTATGCGCGGCGGTGATCTTGAATCCTTTCGGCCGAAAAGATTCACCATCAGAGACAGAACTCGCACAGCAGTCTCCGAATGCCTCTCTGGTCCCTCCCTCTGGCACGGATGCGAAGGCTGCACAGAATGGCTACGCACAGAAATGGGACCTGTTTGTTAATCAAAGTGTGAGCCTTAGTTCCGCGGGGCCAGAGTTGGAACTGACGCTCATTCCTCCCGGGCAATTTATGATGGGAGACGGCTCTGGTGCAGAAGCGAATCATGATGTACCCGCCCATCCCGTGAAACTCACGCAGCCGTTTTACATGGGCACGACCGAAATCACGAACGAGCAGTTCCGTCAATTTGTGGCAGAGACGCAGTATCAAACAGACGCCGAACGCAGTGGCGGATTCGGAATGACAGGCGGAAGTTGGGGCAGATCCGGTTCTTACTTCTGGAATCAGTTGGGAGACCTGCCCGTTCGCGACCAGGCACCGGCGGTCAATATCAGTTGGAACGATGCGGTCGCGTTCTGCGACTGGCTCTCGAAAAAAACGGGTGACACATATCGGCTGCCGACCGAAGCCGAATGGGAATATGCGTGTCGCGCGGGGAGCAAGGGACGCTGGTTCTTTGGGAATCAAATGGACGAGCTGGAAAACTACGCCTGGTTTTTGAACAACTCACAAGGACGGGTTTACCCGGCGAAGCAAAAACAGCCGAATCCTTTCGGACTGTACGATTTATATGGCAACGAATGGGAGTGGTGCCAGGATTTCTACGCTGAGAATTATTACACTCAATCTCCCTCAGAAGACCCGACCGGCCCCGAACAGGGCAGCGAACGTGTGCGACGTGGCGGCGGGTTTCAACAAGGGGCAGACCAGTTGAATTCGTATGTCCGCGGACATGGTGCTCCGAATTCTCCCTCGCGCGGTGCCTTCCGCATTGTCCGCGAAGTGACTGCGAAATGA